The window CTTACCAATACACCATTGAGCCATTGAATGGGAGAAGCTTATGGCCAAAGGCAGAAGGCATGTTCACTCTGGTATCACCAAAGACTATTTCCACACCTGGTCGTCCAAAAAGGAAAAGAAGGTTGTCCAAAAATGAAGTTGATGTCATTGGTGATAGTGGTAAACTTAGCTCAAAAGGTATGctcattttatttattaattacatctAGTACCATTTCAATTAATATGGTATTTATTTTGTTAATATTTATAGGCAAGCTAAAGAAGTGTGGCACATGTGGTACTTATGGACACAATAAGAGTACTTGTACAGGTGAGAAGAAAAGAAGTGGGAATGTGGATAACAAGTGGACAAAAAAGACAGTGAAAGTTAAGCTATCTCCTTCAAAGAAGACAATGGTAGTTGgaaaagggaagaagaagaagtgaATGTTGGTGGTGGTTTGTGTTTTAATCATGTGTTTTATGTCTACTTAAAACTTGTTATGTGACTTGGTACAATGTTTGTATTTTATTAAGGTGTGTTGTTGTCTTTTGGTAAGTTTAAGCACATTTGGTAACTGGTACTACGTACTTATGTTGACTTTTGGAATCTATGACATTTGGTAATGCTTGTATGTTTGTCATTTCACTTTAGTTACAATGTATTGTCTGTATGTTTGTCATTTCACTTTAGTTACAATGTATTGTCTTGTGTTTTTGGTTACACTGTATGACTTTGGTTACAATTTATTGTCTACACTTGGAGTCATTGTCTTGTGTTGTAAGGTTACTGATACAGATATAAAACAGATGCAAAATTTAACAAAACAAGCTtcattccattaccattaccattttaCAAAGTACATCATACATACACCACAATTTCAATGACTAAAAAAATAAATACCAAACACAATCCAGCTAAATATACACATCATCTTCCAATTCGTCTCTCTTTTTTCTGCATCTTTGAGCTTTTCATCCACTTCCATTTTGGCATTCATAAGTGTAGCTAGGGCATTGATTGTATTTGGAGGATCATACCAAGCAAAGAAGTCGCACCTAGTGATCTGAGCAACAACATAAACAGGAAATGCTAACATCTTGTTAATTATTTCATAAAATTCGAAACAACATAAACAATCTTACCTTTTTTTCACATGTATAGAATCGACGTCCAGGGTTAGATTCAGTGCCAGATATTCGAATTACACAAGGTCGACCACACCAGCATTCCATTGTTATCGATTTGTAGCTCCAATTTCTGATTAATACGTTATGTAAATGAATTAGGGTTTCAAGTGAGAAGAGAGTGAAAAGCGGAGGATGAAAGTGGGGACCTTACCCGTTGGCGTTAttaaataccaaaaaaaaaaaaatttattccgaTAATACCCATCACGTGTAACTCACATGATGAGAGTTAACGTTCGATTTGGATGTCCAGTTGACGGAGGGACTCcaattgcaaaattaaaataataaagggactctgattgccaaattaaaaactgAGGGACCAAACCAGCGATTTGGATGTCCTGAAAACTTGCTGTCAAACATGTCATATATGTAAAATTAATTACAATTACCTTGTAGACTAATGAATTTATAGTACGTGACTGTATCGAATTTTACACATTTCAATATCGAATGGAAAATGTATCGAATTTGAATGTTTTTATTTGTAGGTGTAAaagttttatagacaaaatttcggCGTTGGTCCCTAAACTTTGCATGAAATCACGTAGGTGACCTTTAAGTTTTTTGACATTGTTGACCTCAAATTAACCATTTGTTACAAGGTTGACCCTGGAATTAAAGCCTGTTATTTATATCCCCCTGAGTTAGTACACGTGACTCGCACGTGAGGGCATGTttgtttatttctttatttttacaTTCCTTTAAACCGTCGTTCACAAACAGGTATCACATTCAACCTTTCATCTTTTTTTTCATAACTCTATAAAGCTTCAACCTTAGTCGAAATTAATCAAAATTCATCAAACAACGTGAAACAACGAAATTAAAAACACACAGCCTTAGTCGGACATGCACAAAACCTACGGGTTGGATTTTTGGATGTCCATGATGTACGAACGACAGGTTGCGATCATACCAACATTCAACCATTACGAATTTCAATTTGTATTTAAATGATATTGTCGTTCATGAAAAAAATAGGATTTTTGATTTTGAGATCGTTTCAAACAATTTGGTTGTTTAAAGGTTTTTTGGACGGTTATAAAGGTAAATTAAAAGAGAAAGGACATATATGCCCTCACGTGCGCATTAATCGTTTCAATTTAACGGGATATAAATAACAGGCGTTAGTCCCAAGATCAACTATGTAATAAATGGATAATTCGGGGtcaacaaagtaaaaaaaaaaaggttaaatGTCACCTACATGATTTAATTTCATACAATGTTTAGAGATCAACGGCGGCGTAATTTTGTCAAATTTTATATTATACGAGGTTTCAAAATTCGATGAATATTATGTAAAGTTTCATCCATTCATGTATTATGAACCCTAAACTATATTACATTATGCCGACTGCGCTTGGTATCATATCATACTTAATTGGAGGTTATCTCAACTCTCTAGTTTCTACTAATAGGTTAAACtcgattatcataattataattttcaGACCTAACAAACCTagacaaatcaacctacacacctgATACATTCAACATTTAAAGAAAATAATGTGCCAAGAAGCAACACAGTTTTAAAGAACAAAAGTATTTAAATAAGTAGGCTGACCTAATCCACAAGAGATATATTAATTGTTAACCTCAGCCAAAAAGTGGTTGGCTATACCTATTCTTCACTTCTAATCATTATATAAAGTTAaaagttatcatgataatatgtaaTTAAACTTTTAACTCTTCGTAATTAATTGCTTCATGAGAGTTTAGCCCAAATGATTATTTGATTTTGATGCATAATTATTTGAAAAGTTATTTTGGTTGTGGTCAAATAATTAATTCTTATTCAATACAATTAATCTTGTAATTATCTTCGTATTGAaggtttatctatatatatataatgtattatgtTCGTTTAGTTAGCTATAATTTTCTTTTCATATGTTGTTACCTCCTTTAGAATTTCTGATAATTTTTCTTTATTTGTTTAATGCGTAGTATAAATTATGTAAATAAATAACGTAAGgcaaatagataaataaataaggtTTTTCTCTACTCATGTTATCGGAGACAGTGGCAATTTTTACTCGAATATATATCACCTCATTTTGGGTTATCAGTATGTCtagatttataattatatatatcatatcattctgcttgttttaaaaaaaaataaaaataaaaaaacatcaGTAACACTTTCTCTCACCACCTTCAAAGTAACCACTAGTGGGGTTTAAATCTCAGATCTTTTGTGAAGATATGAGGATTTGAaccattattatataaacttaatggATAAACCTAATTTAATTTTCTAAAATTGGTATATAATTAAAATCATGTTATATCAAAATACTTGTCTTAGCCTTTAAAAACTTTAAAAACTATGCAACTTTATATATGATCACTAAATGTTGAAACTATATATAAAGGGAACAAATatttaaaacaacaaaaaaaaaaaaaattgtaattatAGCTACAAGCTAGTTGtttcaaaacatgtgtatcggcagggacatgttagccctgtgttgactttgttaacccatccagcggtccccggtaccctactggagcctggcgaaacaccatcacccattttcccacagcatgccaggcccgataaacgaacctgcattgtcattgtttcaatcttcgcatgcgtgggaccaagAGATCATTTGAGCCCGGTAAAAATGatttttgatccaattatttggaaAATCCTCACATAGTGTgaatcgaaccctcacctcccctAAGGGAGAGTGAGCCATTCGCCACTAGGCTATTGGCTCATTCTTAACTCCAAGCTACTTATGCACATATTGGTTACCAACAATATGTGTTGGGGTGCTACACTCTATGTATTCACAATGGACCCCATTGTTTAGTGCAACAAATCATGATATATAATCTTAGACTTTAAGTCACACAAGTCTAAATAAAGTTTCCGTCAtttaaataaagttttatattttattttatatcccTTATATAAAGAGACCTTAACAACACTTACCTTCACAAATCATACTTCTACATAACCATCTTTCTTTCTCTTCTTTACAAAATGAAATTTAACCATCAAATTTCAATTCTTTTCCAAATCACAATCTTCTCATTGCTCATTTTAGGATGTTTTTCTTCACCTAGAAAAAACATCCGTTCTCGTCGTCCTTGTAAAGAAATGGTTCTTTACTTTCACGACATTATTTACAATGGTCACAACGAGAAGAACGCAACTTCTGTCATTGTGGGTGCACCCGCTTGGGGCAACCACACAGTCTTGGCGAATAAGAACCATTTTGGGAATGTGGTTGTATTCGACGATCCTATTACTTTAGACAACGATTTGCATTCACCGCCCGTGGGACGAGCACAAGGATTCTATATATATGACAAACAAGACATTTTTACATCTTGGCTTGGATTCTCATTTGTGTTTAACTCTAGTGCCCATGTTGGTACTATTAACTTTGCAGGAGCTGATCCTCTGATGAATAAAACAAGAGATATTTCGGTTATTGGTGGGACCGGCGATTTTTTCATGACTAGAGGTGTGGCTACATTGATGACGGACGCGTTTGAAGGCGAGGTTTACTTTAGGCTTCGTGTCGATATTAAGTTTTATGAATGTTGGTGATCAAGAAAATTTTGTTAATGCTGCTTCTTTATCTTGTTTGTTTTGCTAATGACGAaaaatttatcttttttttttttttttttttttttctttttcttaagaAGGCGTAAAAACATGCCATTTTAATCTTAGAATCGTTGAATGCTGTAACATTTTTCTCTATCGAGAATTTATATGATTTTGCGGGTCAATTTTATTCGATGCACAATTAATGTTTGCTTTTTGTTTGATTGGTACTTTTGGAACTAAAGATTGTTGAGTTGTTCTATTCGGCCAATATCAACCAAATATTCTATTAGCGTATAGTTTCCATATAGGAATAATTATGGATAGTTGGCGGACACTTCAACGTATACCCGTTAGAACTAGTGGCGGAAACATGAATTTTTTCATCAGGgtcgaaatttttttaaaaacgtagcaatttttttggggcAACATATAAAGGTTTTTGaacaaaatatgaatgtttttaggAAAAAAGGgaggtttttgagcaaaatacgGAGGTTTTGAGGACAAAATATGGAGATTTTTGGGGGAAAAAAGTTCACTCGGGAAaaaatcgaaaaatccaaaatttttgtaCTGAAAATTACAATTCCACTGGGGGCAGGCGCCCTACCCTGCCCCCACATATTTCTGCCCCTAGTTAGAACCGAATTGGACAAACGATGAATAGATCTTGACTCTACTCATTGCCCCATTTTTGATGGTGACATTAAGACAGTAGAGCACATTATTCTCATTTGTCCCTTTCCAAAATATTTATGGTCCAGAGTGTTTCGATGGTGGAATATGGGGAGTAACATTTACTCAAACATAGGAGAAATGTTCCAAGGAAAAAACATCAACTCGAGTTCACCCTCAAGTTCATCTTTAAAGTTATGGCAAGCTATAGAGTGGGCGTGTAGTTATATCATATGGCGCAATAGAAATCTCACTTTATTTCGAAAAAAAGAGAGGGAATGGGCCTATGGTACTAAATGAAGTTCAAATCAAAGGTTTCGAATGGATCTCAAAACGATCGAGAAAATCATCACTTGATTGAAATCAATTGCTCTTAAATCCAAATGCTATTGATGATCATGGTTAGAATAGTGCAAGTCGTTGTAGTGCTCAATTGCTTCAATTCTGTTCATGTTGCTTATTTTTGTTTCTAGGTTGTATGTAGCTAGTTTTTTGACATGCCCTCACATGCCTGTACtccatttttattttaataaaatgatttcctgcctttcaaaaaaaaaaatatatttatggaTAGTTTGTTATATGGAAGCTATACGCTAATATATTCTTTTGCTAAAGTTTTATAGAGTACTTTATATGTGTTAACTTGTGATATTGTTTATTGATTGAATAATTAGACGTACAGGAGTAATATGCTTAAATAGTCCAAACACTAGCAAACCTAATGGGCTTATAGAAATAGATGGCCCTTATAAACTTGGGCTTACATTAGGTTTGCTAGTGTTTGTGCTATTTAAGCATATTACTCCTGTACGTCTAATTCATTCGATCAATAAACAATATCACAAGTTAACAATATGAGCTCTTGTTATTATCATACTAAAACTTGATACAGTAAAATTTTATTTCTATAGAGCGTTCATAGTCCACCGAGTTTTGAAAAGTTAAAACAGCTATAAATCTTCAAATGGGGTTTTTCCTGTTTAGTGGTCCCATGATGGTAGCCTAATACTTGAGAACATGCAAGATAAATTGAAAGTCACGAATTTAACTCCAACCCCATCTCCCTTTAGCCATGAATTGTGCGATTATTCTTTCTCAAATTGGTTATCGAATAGTCAGTGAGAGGTTGCCAGAGAGAGGGTTGGTTTCCTTTTTCTCTAATGTACCTGGAGATGTGAGATATACACGGTTTAACTGAGTTATCCGATCATTTTTGATCACTTTCCTGATCCTTCAATATGTGTTCTTTTGTAAATATTAGAACGGCCACTGGTAAAAAGTTCGATATTTATATACCATATTTTATCTTCCCATGTACAACATTATCTTTCAAAACAAATATTATTGTCAGCCAACCATAAAGTTAGCCAATAAATTGTTCAAGaatcaagatgaagacttggaaaggAATTCGTCATTGAGTAAGTTTATGTATGCACTTAGCATTTGAATTAGTGAAAACTTAAGATCAGTAAGGTGAACTTTAAACAACCAAGTTTATCTCTTTGAGCTATTAACATGCCTACTTTTATTTAGCTAAAATAAAGATTACTATTAAAAATAGGATACATTCATCAGCAAATGAAAGAATGTTTAAATCGATACAACCAATCCAAATAAAACGGCTCGCTAAAGTAAACATGCTAGAACCAAAATAGAATTAGACCTACCTAGCTCTAACCGAACCGTAGCGGAAACACAACACCTAACACAAATATCAAAACAAAACGGACGAAAACATAGCATCAAAGAGAACGATGAAAAATAaacaatcaaacaacaacaacattcAACAACCAAACGGTTAGTGCATACACGTAAGACCCTCGTTCATATGGACTTAGTACGAAATCAAAGTTATACTGTCAAAGTCCATCCTTACGTATAAGATTTACATCCGTACGGATAAGAGTTCTGTTGCACGGATAAGTTATATCCGTACGGATACATCTGCAAACTCTATAAATAGAGGATTTCGGGTTCATTGTTAAGGTTACGAGTAGCACGTCTTAGCCGATTCTAGTCGTTCATTAGCAAAACCTAATCAATCCCTACTCGTTCCAAGTCAGTTCTTAGGGTAAATCTATCTAATAACCAAGTGTTTTCGACTAAAAACACTATATCGAGAATTCCGCACTCGATATAGCATTAAACGATTGTTTAATTCTGTTTAAACGATCCAACACAATTTAGAATAAACAAACAAATAAGCTGAATTAGCCGGCTTTGGAGGCACCATTCTGATTCCTTTCATCTGGTCGCGAGGCCATCCCATTTATCTTATGATCAATACGTACACCTTTTCCATTTCGATTTGGAAAGGAATACATCAAAACGTAGGAAGATTTTTTGCTAATAAGTGTACCCGACAATGGAGGAGTCAATCTCTAATCCgccaaataattaaaaaaaaaaaaaaaaccctgatTAACATGTTAATAACATGCCTACTAAGCAAAGATCAACGAGTAGATCATTTTGTCAATTAAATTAGAAAAGTAAAACAAAGTTCCAAAAGTTAAAAGTTTAGGAAAGTTGGAATTACCTTTAGAACAATTGTAAAAGTTTCCATTAGAAGTAAGCTTTGCTTATAATGGACGTTTCCTTTTATAGTATGATGTGTGAACGCTGGATGACAAAAGCATTTTAATTTTTATGCCCTAAAGTAGTTTTCTGAGTAAAAAACTAAAAAatcaaaaaaagaaagaaaaaaagatgcATCTAAAGATCAAATTGAGAAAAATAATTGTAAGTAGTACTAGTACTAGTTATTAGCTAGGTTAATTGTAAAAGATATGCTGTTATTGTGATCTTTCTATGAattatatggattttgaaatagcaATACTTTTAGTTTGAATTATTGGCTTCTATAGTCGTTGTAATCTTCCTCTAACTCCCCACTGTGTTTTTTCAATATATTTCGTCATTGTTGAAAAGGGTTAGAGTTTTTCTAATAATAGTTTTAAGGGTTATCTGTAAGAAAATTTATATGTACAAAAAATTGTACATTATTATTAGTGGGGTAGTTAATGAGACGTTAATGGAGAGATTATTATGAAAGTACAAATAATAATTGCATGTTCTAAAATCTTAAAGATAACCCTTAGGGTTATTTTTAGAAAAACTCGATTGCTTCAAGTGGGAGGATTCAGATCTTCTCTAATCTCAAACATGTTATATTGTGTATTTTTCTATTGTAATTATaaactaatatttaataatattatattttcggGCCATGTTGTATGTCTAATGTTTCACTCCAGGTGTCTAGGTTGGAGTCTTTCGAATTAAATTCGTCAAAACAAATTATCATTTTGCTCCCAGTTGTGAAATTACACCACCtttataataacaacaacaaaactcaatcccataTGTGTGGGGTACGGGGAAGGtgtgacgtagacaatccttcctctatccttgaataaagagaaatcatctcTCCACCCCTAGTGAAACACTCCCAAGAGTAGAGAGAGTCATCCTTTTCTCGATTAGacgggtagagagattgcttccaagcggacctccggccaaaaagtaaggaacataaaataataataataataataataataaatacataaaagaaaagaaaaaaataaaaataataaagtaataaaataataaaattaaataaaataaaaataaaattaaataaaataaaaataaataaattaaattaaattaaattaaattaaaaaaattaattaaaaaaattaataaaaaaaattaattaattaattaatttcgccattaaaaaggtagaatcaaattttcatgggttttagaacatgcctggagttcaatttaggcttTAAGCAacagtcaagacgccaataaattGACGCTTGCTCTTGCCTCACTTAATAGAGCCGTAattaaaaaaagtatatatatatatatatatatatatatatatatatatatatatatatatatatatatatatatatatatatatatatatatatatatatatataaacgtaccTTAGACTGTTGTGTGGTGCTCAAGCCATATCaagaatgtaacgacccggctttttcgacttgcttttgtgctttgtgattTCACGAAAACTGCTATttatgcgtactgtgttactttatactctggaaacttgatatacgtggtttacttccaattatacatTAAAACGTGCCTTACTGTATGTagaatacttaacttgttcaccggatgcctttataaccgttagcgttacttgatgtttcgaataaaccgcggactgcgcgcacgtttgacttttgtcgtaaccggaatatttggactgcaaaatattaattattattttataataataattacttgggcttttggatgcttaattttatttatttatttactagagcccaatagttagtcttgt of the Rutidosis leptorrhynchoides isolate AG116_Rl617_1_P2 chromosome 5, CSIRO_AGI_Rlap_v1, whole genome shotgun sequence genome contains:
- the LOC139848230 gene encoding dirigent protein-like, encoding MKFNHQISILFQITIFSLLILGCFSSPRKNIRSRRPCKEMVLYFHDIIYNGHNEKNATSVIVGAPAWGNHTVLANKNHFGNVVVFDDPITLDNDLHSPPVGRAQGFYIYDKQDIFTSWLGFSFVFNSSAHVGTINFAGADPLMNKTRDISVIGGTGDFFMTRGVATLMTDAFEGEVYFRLRVDIKFYECW